Within the Flavobacterium sp. CG_23.5 genome, the region CTTTCCCGAGATATTCCATCGCCAATTTTTGATTGCCTTTTTCTGCATAGACCAGTCCAATATTCCCCAAGCTATAAGCGGTGCCAATCAAATAATCCGCTTTTTTGAAAATGGCGCCCGACTCATTGAAATAGCGTAAAGACCGATTGTATTGCTTGTTTTTTAAATATTGATCTCCGGCATTTAATAAAGCACTTGCTAAGGCAATAGCATTATCTGTTTTTCTTAATAGTTGGATCGCTCGGTTATAGTAAATATCTGCATTTTTAGCATTACCCATCACCGAATAAATATCGGCAATGGCGGAATACGCTGTTCCTTGTCCAACAACGAATTTTGCTTTTGTAGCTGCTTCTTCACTTTTGATAAAAGCATCCAAAGACTTATCTAAATCTCCGGCAAGTCTGTGTTTATTTCCTTTTTGATAATATCCTCTGTGAAGGTATAAATAGTTTTTTTCCGCTTTAGATAATGCAATAAGTTCGTCGGCATATCGTAGTGAAAGTCCCAGATTATCAACTTCATTAAATGCTAAATTTCTCAACAGTTCTAACTTTTCAGTTCCTTTGAGATTCCCTTTAGCGTAAATCAGCTTTAAACTGTCGGCTACTTTTTGCTCTTGTCCCCAAGCAGTTTCAGACAGGAAAAATAGAAAACACAACGCACCGGAGATTTCTACAATACACTTGTAAAATCTCAATTTCATTGCGGATTTATTGCTAATTTTGGATCAATACTAAACGATTTATAATTAGAAGGTGAATCATAAATGCTGAAATTAATCAGGTAAATATCTTCTAAACCAGCTAACCTATTATCGTTTTTAACGTTGGCATTTACATTACCTGACCTCCCAGCTGAACCTTGAATGGTTTTGGCAGTAAAGAAATTGGTATCGCCGTCTTCTGAGTCAAAGACAATGCTGGTGATTGCTATGGTATATCCGTTATCACCTGTAACACCAACCCATTTCACATTGTTATTTATAAATACGATGGAGGTGAAATCTGGTAAAGTTCCGTTGGGAGAATTACCGTTGTTGTCATCAGATAAGACACATATTTCATTAATCTGTGCTTTTGTTGGATTAGTTAATCCAAAAAGATAATTTGCTTGAACACTTAATGTGATTGTTACTGGCTTTGCCATAATTACTATATTTAAAGGTTAATAAATACATATTTATATAGACCATTAATTAAATTCGGCGGGGCAAGCCAGTAAGATTTGGAGTAATTCGATCTAAAAACGAATATCAAATTTAATGTTTTTTTTCTAATAATTTAATATTGTTTTTCTCAAATTACTGTTTTTTAAGCGATTATTATTAAAATTGTATGTGGAATCACTATTTTCCTTCATCATCTAAAAAGAAACATTTCGTCTAAAAAAAATCTAATTCTCAATATAAATGGATTGGTCCTTAAAATTAATAAAAAAAGAATGCGAAGTACTATTGAACAAATTATGACTTTTAAAAATGTTTGTGATGTAATTATTGAGGTGAAAGAAAAGGGAATTTCGATTTAAGAATTTTGATTAACGATTGCTGATTTTTGATTTAAAAATCAGCAACAAGAAACATTTGAAATTTAAAATCGTTTATCTGAAATCTAAAATATTATTTCTCCCCTTCCCATTCCGCATAAAATTGCGACAGGAATCCTTCCATGTATTTATGTCTTTCTTGTGCAATTTGTTTTCCGGTCACCGTATTCATTTTGTCTTTTAGCAGTAACAACTTTTCGTAAAAATGATTGAGCGTTGGAGAATCATTATTCTTGTACTCTTCCTTTGACATCTTCGTTTTCGGAGCAATTTTAGGGTCGTAGATCGTTCTGTTTTTAAAACCCCCATAATTAAACGTTCGGGCAATTCCAATGGCGCCAATGGCGTCTAAACGATCCGCGTCCTGAACTATATCCAGCTCAATGGAAGAGAATTTCTTTTCGAAATTACCGCCTTTGTAGGAGATGTTTTCAATGATATTTATTACATGTGCTATCGTTTCTTCTGCTGCGTTTTCTGATTCTAAGAATTCGCGGGCTACGGTGGGTCCAACAGTCTCGTCTCCATTATGAAATTTACTGTCGGCAATATCATGAAGTAGCGCTCCTAAACGAACAATTGTTGCATCACACGCTTCGTTTTTAGAAATTAAAACAGCATTTTTATACACTCTTTCAATATGGAACCAGTCGTGTCCGCCTTCGGCATTTTCTAATTTTTCTTTAACGAAAAGAATCGTCTTGTCAATTATATCTTCTTTGATCATTTTAATATTGGTCTTAATCAAAAATGTTGAATCTTGAAGCACAATAACTTCAAAACTCAACATTTTTTATTCTTTTATTTAGAACTTAAAAAATCTATCGTGCTAAAGCAGGTTCTACCCATTTGAAAATATGGGATTCTTGTGGAATTACCATACGTTCTGAAATTTTAGCCATTCTTCCTGGTAATTTCATTAAGTAATCACGGGCTTTCTCCGCTTCATCTGTCAAACCAGACATTTTTTCAATTTCCCATTTTTCAACCAGTTTTTGCATGATATCAACATAATCGGAAGCAGTGTAAACACCTATTCGCTGCGCCGAATCAGAAAACTGTTCGAAAGCAGTACTGATTTTTTGTCCAGATTCTCTCAGAAAATGCGCAGGCATAACGATTTTTGCTTTCATCATATATTGAAAAGCAAGCATCATTTCACTTGGATCCACTTGAAAAATTCTAGTCACAAATTCGCTATACGCATGATGATGGCGCATCTCGTCACCAGCAATCATTTTGCACATTTTAGACAATTTGTTATCTCCATATTTCTTCGCCATTTGCGCCACTCTATTATGAGAAACATAAGTAGCTAACTCTTGAAAACTAGTGTATACAAAATTCTTGTAAGGATCACGTCCGGTTCCAATATCAAAACCATCATTAATAAGATGTTGTGTAGTCATCTCGATTTCACGCATGTTTACACGACCTGACAAATACAAGTATTTATTCAGCAAATCTCCATGACGATTTTCCTCACCAGTCCATTGTCTGATCCATTTAGACCAGCCATTTCTTTCCACGTTATCAATACCATCTACATCCATTAACCAGGATTCGTAGGTTGGCAAAGCTTCTTCGGTGATTGTATCTCCCACTAAAGTTACCCAGAAATCATATGGTAATTCTTTTGCTATTTCACGTAATTCTTTAACCTCATCAAAAAAGGTGTCACTTTCAGAATTAGGCAAAAAATCTGATGGTTGCCATATTTTTTCCACTGGGATTAGGTACTGATCAACAAAGCTATCCACGTTTTTTTCCAAAAACTGCATTACTTCTAATCGAATGTTTTTTATTGACATTATATATAAATTAAATTTTTATTCCTTGTACTACAGTTTTTTCTGTTAATTCTGATAGTTCCTCATAACCATAATCTTTTACCGCTAATGGTTTATGTATTACAAAGGTAAGGTGATTTCCTAAACCTAAGGGGAAAAATCCATATTTAACGATTTTCCAAGAGTTGTTTATCGTTACCGGAACCACGTAAGCAGATGGTGCATTTTTACATAATATTTTCAATCCGGTTTGGGAAAACGACTTTGGCGCTCCGTTCTTGCTTCTAGTTCCTTCCGGAAAAATAACTGCCGAGCGTTTGTATTTTTCAATATATTCTGCTAATCCTTTGATTGCAGGAATAGCTTGTTTTGGATCTTTGCGATCAATAAGGACCGAACCCCCGTGTCTCAAATTATAAGAAACACTTGGAATTCCTTTTCCTAATTCCATTTTACTGACAAATTTACAATGAAAACGACGTAAATACCAAATCATTGCAATAATATCATACATACTTTGATGATTAGAAACAAAAATCAAAGGGGCATCTTTAGGAATATTATCTATATTTTCAAATTTATAGGTTGTTCCTAAAAGATTGGTGCATTTTACCAACAAAAAGTTCATATAATCCACACTCTTTTTGTGAGCCTGATAACCAAAAACAGTAAAGCAAGTCCATTGAATGGGATGAAACAGGACCAATATAAGACCAAAACACAAATAATAAATTATGGATATAGGATAGGAAATCAGTTTTTGCATTCTTAAAATATTAGCCACAAAAGTAAGAAATATATTTTTAGTCGGATTTAAATCACAAACAATATATAGAATTCGTGTTTAATCGTAACTTTGCAGAATAAAATCCATGTCTTTTTTATCCAAAAATGAACTTCACTTATCCAAAAAACGAAAAACTAAAAAGTAAAATCACCATTGGATTATTGTTTTCCGAAGGGAAATCAGTGTCTAAATATCCTTTACGATTAGTCTATTATTCTGGTAATTTGGACAATCCCGACACTTCGGGGCAAAATATAAAGATGGGAGTTTCGGTATCAAAAAAACATTTTAAAAAAGCGGTTGACCGAAATTATTTTAAACGCGTTCTTCGTGAAACCTATCGTCTCAACAAACATTTACTATTGGATAATCTGGATAAACCCTATGCTTTTATGTTGTTTTACCAAAGCAAAGACCGTTTGTCTTATGAGGAAATCAACACCAAAACTATTCAATTGTTTGAGAAATTTTTGCAACAAAATAGTAAAACTACTTTGTCAGAAAATAACCTAGATTTAGAAAAATTATAATTTGCAATTCAATCAAATGAAGCAATAGAACCTTTATATACAATACTTTAATTAATATTGACGTTTTATTGTTATTTTAGCGGTTACAAATTTAGTTATACGAAACCCATGAACTTCTTTTTCAAAAAAAAATTCATAATTCCTATTGTCGCTTCGGCATTTTTATTCATTGGAACCAGTTTCAAAGACGATTTTTTTGAAATTGCAAAACAGATAGAAATATTCACTACGCTATTTAAGGAGTTGAATAAAAATTACGTAGACGAGACAAATCCTGGCGATTTAATGGACAAAGCCATCAAAGGAATGTTAGGCAGTCTAGACCCTTACACTGTTTATTTCAACGAGCAGGAGGTGGTACGATTCAAAATAAATAACACAGGAGAATATACTGGAATCGGTGCTTTATTAACAAGAAAAGAGGAGAAACTAACGGTAAAAGAAATTTATAAAAACTTCCCTGCGGATAAAGCTGGACTCAAGCCTGGTGACGAAATTATTCAAATAGGTGATGTGCTTTTATCTGCATTCAAAGAAGATGCTTCACAACTTTTTAAAGGGGCAAAAAATACTAAAATCGACATCAAATACATTCGACAAGGAAAAACCAACACAACCCAAATTGTATTGGATGAAGTAGAAATAAAATCAGTGCCATTTTTCGGGAAAATTGATGAAAAAACCGGTTATATTGTCTTGTCCCATTTCAATAAAAAAGCTTCCGTCGAAACCAAAGAGGCATTAGAACAATTAAAAAGGGAGGGTGCGCAAAGAATTATCTTGGATCTAAGAGACAACCCAGGCGGACTTTTGAATGAAGCAGTGAATATTTGCAATCTCTTTGTTCCAAAAAATGAAATCATCGTAACTACAAAATCGAAAATCGAAAAACACAATACTACCTATAAAACTGCCAATGAACCTATTGATACCGAAATTCCATTAATTATAATTGTCAATGGAAGAAGCGCATCCGCATCAGAAATTGTTTCGGGAGCCTTACAGGATTTAGACCGTGCCGTGGTACTGGGAAGCCGAAGTTTTGGAAAAGGATTAGTGCAAAGACCAGTAGAATTAACCTATGGAACGCAACTAAAGGTAACCATTGCCCGTTATTATACCCCTTCCGGAAGATGTATTCAAGCCCTAGATTATGCACATAAAGACAAAAGTGGTGTAGCCACTAGAACCGAGCAAAAAAATTACAATGCATTCAAAACACGAAAAGGAAGAGCTGTTTATGATGGTGGCGGCATTCAGCCTGATGTAGAGCTTAGCGAAACTAAACTAAGTCCAATCACCAACGCATTAATACGCAATGATGGAATTTTCAATTATGTAACGCATTATTATTATAAAAATCCAACTTTAGGAGATAAGATTCCAACGATTTCAGATGCGGATTATTTAGACTTTAAACAGTTTTTAAAAGCTGAAAAGTTCTCTTTTGATACTGAAACAGAGTTGGCTTTGAAAAATACTTTGGCTATAGCCAAAAAAGAAAAAGTAGACGAATCCATATCAACAGAATACCAGCAATTGTTGAGTGCATTGCAAAAAAGTGAAGATCTGCTATTGGATAAAAATCAAAAAGAGATCAAGAATCTTATCTTAGATGAAATCATAAAAAGGTATCAATACCAAGAAGGATTATATCAATATTATATAAAAAACAATACCGAAGTTAAAAAAGCGGTTAGCATTTTGGACAATAATTCAGAATACAAATCTATTTTGAAATTATAATGAACAAATTTTTCCAAATATTATTTTTACTTTTTTGTTGTTATCTAAAAGCTCAAGAAAAACCGGTTGAAACGGTATTTTTTGAATTTGACAAATACAACCTTAGCGAAGAACAAATAAAAACCATCATTGATTTTGCTAAAAAAGCAGATACGACCAAGATAGAATCGATTCAAATTTATGGTTATTGTGACGATAGAGGGGACAACGATTATAATTATAAATTATCCAAGAGCAGGGTGAATACCGTTCAAGACATCCTTACTTCCAACGGTTTTAATAAAAATAAAATTGTGATCATAGAAGGTAAGGGACGTGTGATTATACAAACGGACGCTGTGGAAAACTTAGTAGAAACTCGTTCCAAAAACAGACGTGTTGATTTATTTCTTGTAAAAAAGAATAGTTTTGGAAACGGCATTTTTAACTCTTTTCAAGAAAATCATAAGGTTGGTGATCGTATTTATCTAGAAAATATCTTCTTTGATTTAGGAAGAAGTGAGCTTACTTTACATTCGAAAAAAGAATTAGACAAAGTCATATTGATTTTGCAAAAAAATCAAAATCTTCAATTTGAAATAAGAGGCCATGTCTGTTGCACACCCAGTTATTACGATGATGCCATAGACGAAGCCACACAGGAAAGAAAACTTTCGACGAATCGTGCCCGGAATGTTTTTAAATATTTAATGTCAAAAAAAATTAACAGCCTTCGAATGACCTACAAAGGCTGTGGCAATAAATTTCCCGTTGGAAAAGGGGATGCTTTTGACCGAAGAGTAGAATTTCTTATTGTAAAAATATAATTATTCCCGTTTCATCTCAATATGCGGGATGTCATCCTCCAAATACATTTCGCTGGTTTGAACAAAACCATGACCTTCATAGAACTTTTTAAGGTATAATTGGGCACCAATGGTAATTTGGCTTTCGCCAAAATGCAGCAAAACACCAGCAATAGCTTCACGCATTAAATCATGTCCCCATTTCCGGTCACGGTAATTTGCATCTACAACCACTCTACCAATCGAGGCATTATCAAAACTGATTCCTGCCTTAAAAAGTCTTGCATGAGCTACGATTTTTCCTTCGAATTCTCCAAAAAGATGCAACGCCACTTTATCCTTGCCGTCAAGATCGAGATAAACGCAGTTTTGTTCCACTACAAATATTTCGCTTCGCAATCGCAGCAAATCGTATAGTTCGTGAACAGAAAGTGCCTCAAAAGGCTTTATACTCCATTTTAACATCGTGTGCTTTTTATTCTATTTATAGATTGCAAATTAAAGAAAATAAAAATCAGTTTTTCAAAACAACAACCGATTTTATTATGGATTCTAACTCATGCATCAAATCGCGTTTTTCAATGGAAGGCGCATAACAAAAACCCTCCAGAACCAGAATTCTGCTGTTTTCCTTGTCAACAATGGCATAATTGATAAATGGTCCCTGCATATAATCATTTTTCAACTCCCAGGTTCCTTTAGTCTCATAGGTTTTTTTCCCATCAAGCGTGGTCTTGAAAAGATACGGTGCATAGGCTTCTTCCGTAACCATGTTAGATTTTGGTTCGGTACCACTAATGTATAATTGCCCAATTGAATCTCTCATTTTGATAATACTGGTAATCAAATTTGAATTCTTCTTTATGGAACTTATAGGAACCTGATAGATCAAAAGGCTATTGTTTCCCCCGTTAATTTCCTTTTTCAACCACATAAATTTACTTTTATGAAGTACATAGGCATAGTTGGAAGGGATTTTTAGTGAAATATGGAATTTGTTAGCAATAACTTTTGGATTGAGTAGTGAATGAGAATTAATTCTCTGGCTTTCAGCTATTTCTGTTTTTTTGATTAACTGAAGCATTTTCGGAGCATTTTTTTCTATACATTTTATAATGTCTGCCCCTGTTTTTCCGGAGATATAAAACACATTTTGAGGTGATGCATATTGATTTTTTTTTATTTCAAAATTGTTTTCTACTTCTTTTTTAACCACTATAATTGCTCTGCTATCCGTCATGAATCCTTCCAGAAGTTTAATTGGATATTGATTTATGTTAAAAAGAGGTTCTTCTTGTGGTAAACCAATAACTGGTGATGCAAACTTATTTCGGATGCTGTCGCCCACTTCGCCATTCCACAATTGATCATCGATAATAACGGAAATCGTGTTGATTTTCCCATTAGTTTTCCGAGGTAAATTATCACTTTTCTTGGCACAGGAAAAGAACATAAAAGAAATAAAAAGAAATAAAAATTGAGCCTTCTTCATTATTATTTAATTAAAAAATAAAACCCAAATTTATAGCTATTTCTTTTATTATCCGCTTCATTACAGGTTTACTATTTCTGCAGCGAATATCATTCCATTTTTTCAGTCTGTTTACAATCATTTATTCCTCCTGCTCTGTTTCAATTTACTAGAAATAAATTTTGCATTCGCAATGGATAAAAATAAAAAACCCATAAATAATGCTTGTAACACTATTTATGGGTTTTCAGGTAAACTACAAAAAGTAGTTTTAGTATGTCGCAATTAGTCCAAGATAGCCGCAATTCCAGGTAATACTTTACCTTCCAGCATTTCAAGCATAGCGCCTCCGCCTGTAGAAACATAACTCATCTTATCTTCTAAACCAAATTGTTTTACTGCCGCAACTGAATCGCCACCACCAACTAGAGAAAACGCTCCTTTTTCTGTAGAAGCCGCAATATAATTCCCAAGAGCAATAGTTCCTTTTGCAAATTTTTCCATTTCAAAAACACCTAATGGTCCGTTCCAAAGAATGGTTTTGGACTCCATAATTACTTTTTCGAACATAGCTAATGATTTTGGTCCTGCGTCAAGTCCTTGCCATCCATCTGGAATTTCATTAACATCTACAATTTTCGTTTCCGCATCATTTGAAAATGCATTCGCTGCAACAACATCAACCGGAATATGAATTTGAACTCCTTTTTCCTTAGCCAATCTTAAAATTTCTAATGCCAATTCTTGTTTGTCATCTTCACAGATAGAATCTCCAATTTTACCGCCCAATGCTTTCACAAAAGTAAAGGTCATTCCGCCACCAATAATCATGTGATCCACTTTGTCCAAAATATTTTCGATAACCGTAATTTTAGAAGACACTTTTGATCCACCAAGAACTGCTGTGACTGGTTTTTCACTGTTTTTCAAAACCTTATTCAAGCTTTCAATTTCTTTAGCCAATAATAATCCGAAACATTTTTCAGTAGGAAAGAATTGCGCAATAATAGTTGTAGATGCATGTGCTCTGTGTGCTGTTCCAAAAGCATCATTTACATAAATATCACCAAGCGACGCTAGCTCTTTTGCGAAAGCAACATCTCCGGCTTCTTCTTCGCTGTGAAAACGCAAATTTTCCAATAATAAAACTTCTCCAGCCTGTAATTTTGCTGCAGCATCTTTGGCTACCGAACCAACACAATCTGAAGCAAATTGAACAGGAACTCCAAGAACTTCTGAAGTCGTTTTTAAGATATGTTTTAATGAATATTTGCCTTCAACACCTTTTGGTCTTCCTAAATGTGACATCAAAATTACGCTTCCGCCTTGTGCAAGAATTGCATCGATTGTAGGTTTTGCCGCTTCGATACGAGTAGCATCAGTCACGTTAAAATCCTCATCTAATGGCACATTAAAATCAACACGGATTATAGCTTTTTTATTTTTGAAATTGAAATCGTTTAAAGTTTTCATTAGGCCTTTTTTTAGTTTATTTTTTTTGAAAGAATAACAAATATAGAACTTTTAAATTATTAATAAATTTGAAAAAATCAAATAAATTCTGTTTTAAGCAACGAAATCGATGTAAATAAATAAATAATGTTTCATTTTAATGTTTTAAGTGTTTTTTATTCTAAAGGAAGTTAAATTTTTATTATTTAAAACATCGGATGCTTAACTATCATTTTACAGCTGAAAATTTTAGACTAAACCATTTTCTTATATCTTTGCTTTATGCAATTTTCAGAAATTTTAGGACAAGAACACATTAAAAGTCATTTGACAAAAAGTGCTGATTTGGGAAGAATTCCCCACGCACAACTGTTCGTGGGTCCTGAGGGAAGCGGTACGTTACCTATGGCAATCGCTTATGCCCAATACATTATTTGCAGCAATCAAAACTCGGAAAATTCGGGTTCAAATGAGGCTTGTAATCTGAAATTCAATAAAATTTCGCACCCCGATTTACATTTTGTTTATCCAACCGTAAGCACCGAAGAAGTAAAAACAAAGCCAAAAAGTATTGATTTCATTACAGAATGGGGACAATTTTTAACTGAAAATCCTTATGGAGGATTGTTTGATTGGTATCAAATGCTAGGCGTTAAAAATAAACAAGGCGAAATTAGAGTCGACGATGCACAGGAAATCCTGAAATCTTTGGCTTTGAAATCCTATGAAGGCGGGTACAAAATAATGATCATTTGGATGGCAGATAAATTAAATATCGCCGCTTCCAATAAATTATTGAAATTACTGGAGGAACCAACAGACAGAACGGTTTTCATACTGATTTCGGAAAACGAAGAAGATCTTATTCAAACCATACGTTCCCGTTGCCAAGTCTTGCATTTTAATGGTTTACCCGAAAAAGTTATTGCCGAAGCCTTAGTTTCACGTGAAAATACTGAAACTAAAACGGCCGTAAAAATAGCGCACCAAGCGCAAGGAAATTACAACAAAGCACTACAATTGTTGCAACCGGATAGCGAATCTGTTTTTTTCGAAAAATGGTTTGTAGATTGGGTTCGTGCCGCTTTTAGAGCAAAAGGAAATGCGGCAGCAATTCAGGATTTAATTCAGTGGAGCGAACAAATTGCCGGTTTGGGAAGAGAGACTCAAAAGAAGTTTTTACACTTTTGTATTGATATGTTCCGTCAGGCTTTGTTATTGAATTATCAAGCCGAAAGTTTAGTTTACATAGAACCGCAAGTCGAGAAATTCAAAATGGAGAATTTCGCCCCTTTTGTCAATGGCAATAATATTAATGATATCTTTCAGGAACTTTCGGATGCGATGTATCATATTGAACGCAACGGAAATGCAAAAATAATCTTAACCGATTTATCAATAAAACTTACCCGATTAATTCACAAAAAATAAAAACATGAACAACATTACTTCGATTTTAATTCTAATTTTCTTAGCTATTACTTTTCTTCAATCCGGATATGATAAACTGTTTTATTGGAAAGATAATGTGGATTGGTTAAAAGGTCATTTTGCAAAAACACCGTTGAAAAATGCTGTGCCATTAGCCTTATTGAATATATTAATTTTAGAGTTGATTTCAGGTATTTTATGTGTGGTTGGCTGCATCGAATTATTTGTAAACAACGGAAGAATTTTTGGTTTTTATGGAGCTGTTTTTTCTTGCATTACTTTACTAATGTTACTATTCGGACAGCGATTGGCTAAAGATTATGATGGCGCAAGAACTATAGTTATCTATTTCATACCAGCAATAATGGCTGTGTATTGGTTAAACTAAAAATAAAATCAGAAAAAAAGTAATTACATTGACAAATAAAATGATACCAAAACATCCTTCAGAATCCGTAACAATATTAACCGATTTAGTTTTGCCAAGTGAAACAAATCCTTTAAATAATCTTTTTGGTGGCGAACTTCTAGCTCGTATGGATCGTGCAGCAAGTATCGCAGCAAGAAGACATTCGAGAAGAATTGTGGTTACAGCCTCCGTAAATCATGTAGCTTTCAATAGAGCCATTCCATTAGGAAGTGTGGTTACGGTCGAAGCCAAAGTTTCCAGAGCTTTCAAGAGTTCGATGGAAATTTTTATTGATATTTGGGTAGAAGACAGAGAATCTGGAAACCGCACCAAAGCCAATGAAGCAATTTATACTTTCGTTGCCGTAGATGATACCGGAAGACCTGTTGAAGTTCCTCAAATAATCCCGGAAACAGAACTGGAAAAACAACGTTTTGACGCTGCTTTGCGCCGCAAACAACTCAGTTTGGTTTTAGCAGGGAAATTAAACCCTCATGATGCCACTGAATTG harbors:
- a CDS encoding HD domain-containing protein produces the protein MIKEDIIDKTILFVKEKLENAEGGHDWFHIERVYKNAVLISKNEACDATIVRLGALLHDIADSKFHNGDETVGPTVAREFLESENAAEETIAHVINIIENISYKGGNFEKKFSSIELDIVQDADRLDAIGAIGIARTFNYGGFKNRTIYDPKIAPKTKMSKEEYKNNDSPTLNHFYEKLLLLKDKMNTVTGKQIAQERHKYMEGFLSQFYAEWEGEK
- a CDS encoding acyl-ACP desaturase; translated protein: MSIKNIRLEVMQFLEKNVDSFVDQYLIPVEKIWQPSDFLPNSESDTFFDEVKELREIAKELPYDFWVTLVGDTITEEALPTYESWLMDVDGIDNVERNGWSKWIRQWTGEENRHGDLLNKYLYLSGRVNMREIEMTTQHLINDGFDIGTGRDPYKNFVYTSFQELATYVSHNRVAQMAKKYGDNKLSKMCKMIAGDEMRHHHAYSEFVTRIFQVDPSEMMLAFQYMMKAKIVMPAHFLRESGQKISTAFEQFSDSAQRIGVYTASDYVDIMQKLVEKWEIEKMSGLTDEAEKARDYLMKLPGRMAKISERMVIPQESHIFKWVEPALAR
- a CDS encoding lysophospholipid acyltransferase family protein codes for the protein MQKLISYPISIIYYLCFGLILVLFHPIQWTCFTVFGYQAHKKSVDYMNFLLVKCTNLLGTTYKFENIDNIPKDAPLIFVSNHQSMYDIIAMIWYLRRFHCKFVSKMELGKGIPSVSYNLRHGGSVLIDRKDPKQAIPAIKGLAEYIEKYKRSAVIFPEGTRSKNGAPKSFSQTGLKILCKNAPSAYVVPVTINNSWKIVKYGFFPLGLGNHLTFVIHKPLAVKDYGYEELSELTEKTVVQGIKI
- the rnpA gene encoding ribonuclease P protein component, which encodes MNFTYPKNEKLKSKITIGLLFSEGKSVSKYPLRLVYYSGNLDNPDTSGQNIKMGVSVSKKHFKKAVDRNYFKRVLRETYRLNKHLLLDNLDKPYAFMLFYQSKDRLSYEEINTKTIQLFEKFLQQNSKTTLSENNLDLEKL
- a CDS encoding S41 family peptidase → MNFFFKKKFIIPIVASAFLFIGTSFKDDFFEIAKQIEIFTTLFKELNKNYVDETNPGDLMDKAIKGMLGSLDPYTVYFNEQEVVRFKINNTGEYTGIGALLTRKEEKLTVKEIYKNFPADKAGLKPGDEIIQIGDVLLSAFKEDASQLFKGAKNTKIDIKYIRQGKTNTTQIVLDEVEIKSVPFFGKIDEKTGYIVLSHFNKKASVETKEALEQLKREGAQRIILDLRDNPGGLLNEAVNICNLFVPKNEIIVTTKSKIEKHNTTYKTANEPIDTEIPLIIIVNGRSASASEIVSGALQDLDRAVVLGSRSFGKGLVQRPVELTYGTQLKVTIARYYTPSGRCIQALDYAHKDKSGVATRTEQKNYNAFKTRKGRAVYDGGGIQPDVELSETKLSPITNALIRNDGIFNYVTHYYYKNPTLGDKIPTISDADYLDFKQFLKAEKFSFDTETELALKNTLAIAKKEKVDESISTEYQQLLSALQKSEDLLLDKNQKEIKNLILDEIIKRYQYQEGLYQYYIKNNTEVKKAVSILDNNSEYKSILKL
- a CDS encoding OmpA family protein, whose product is MNKFFQILFLLFCCYLKAQEKPVETVFFEFDKYNLSEEQIKTIIDFAKKADTTKIESIQIYGYCDDRGDNDYNYKLSKSRVNTVQDILTSNGFNKNKIVIIEGKGRVIIQTDAVENLVETRSKNRRVDLFLVKKNSFGNGIFNSFQENHKVGDRIYLENIFFDLGRSELTLHSKKELDKVILILQKNQNLQFEIRGHVCCTPSYYDDAIDEATQERKLSTNRARNVFKYLMSKKINSLRMTYKGCGNKFPVGKGDAFDRRVEFLIVKI
- a CDS encoding GNAT family N-acetyltransferase, encoding MLKWSIKPFEALSVHELYDLLRLRSEIFVVEQNCVYLDLDGKDKVALHLFGEFEGKIVAHARLFKAGISFDNASIGRVVVDANYRDRKWGHDLMREAIAGVLLHFGESQITIGAQLYLKKFYEGHGFVQTSEMYLEDDIPHIEMKRE
- a CDS encoding DUF4837 family protein encodes the protein MKKAQFLFLFISFMFFSCAKKSDNLPRKTNGKINTISVIIDDQLWNGEVGDSIRNKFASPVIGLPQEEPLFNINQYPIKLLEGFMTDSRAIIVVKKEVENNFEIKKNQYASPQNVFYISGKTGADIIKCIEKNAPKMLQLIKKTEIAESQRINSHSLLNPKVIANKFHISLKIPSNYAYVLHKSKFMWLKKEINGGNNSLLIYQVPISSIKKNSNLITSIIKMRDSIGQLYISGTEPKSNMVTEEAYAPYLFKTTLDGKKTYETKGTWELKNDYMQGPFINYAIVDKENSRILVLEGFCYAPSIEKRDLMHELESIIKSVVVLKN
- a CDS encoding phosphoglycerate kinase, translating into MKTLNDFNFKNKKAIIRVDFNVPLDEDFNVTDATRIEAAKPTIDAILAQGGSVILMSHLGRPKGVEGKYSLKHILKTTSEVLGVPVQFASDCVGSVAKDAAAKLQAGEVLLLENLRFHSEEEAGDVAFAKELASLGDIYVNDAFGTAHRAHASTTIIAQFFPTEKCFGLLLAKEIESLNKVLKNSEKPVTAVLGGSKVSSKITVIENILDKVDHMIIGGGMTFTFVKALGGKIGDSICEDDKQELALEILRLAKEKGVQIHIPVDVVAANAFSNDAETKIVDVNEIPDGWQGLDAGPKSLAMFEKVIMESKTILWNGPLGVFEMEKFAKGTIALGNYIAASTEKGAFSLVGGGDSVAAVKQFGLEDKMSYVSTGGGAMLEMLEGKVLPGIAAILD
- a CDS encoding ATP-binding protein, with the protein product MQFSEILGQEHIKSHLTKSADLGRIPHAQLFVGPEGSGTLPMAIAYAQYIICSNQNSENSGSNEACNLKFNKISHPDLHFVYPTVSTEEVKTKPKSIDFITEWGQFLTENPYGGLFDWYQMLGVKNKQGEIRVDDAQEILKSLALKSYEGGYKIMIIWMADKLNIAASNKLLKLLEEPTDRTVFILISENEEDLIQTIRSRCQVLHFNGLPEKVIAEALVSRENTETKTAVKIAHQAQGNYNKALQLLQPDSESVFFEKWFVDWVRAAFRAKGNAAAIQDLIQWSEQIAGLGRETQKKFLHFCIDMFRQALLLNYQAESLVYIEPQVEKFKMENFAPFVNGNNINDIFQELSDAMYHIERNGNAKIILTDLSIKLTRLIHKK